Part of the Weissella coleopterorum genome is shown below.
AAAGAGTTTAATGCTCGTACAGCGGATCAAGGGGGTCTTTTGATTCCTGTTGTGATCACAGTGTATGAAGATCGTTCATTCACATTCATCACAAAGACACCACCTGCTGCCGTTCTTTTGAAGAAGGCCGCTGGTGTTGCTAAGGGTTCAGGAGAACCTAACACTAAGAAGGTAGCAACGGTTACTGCGGCGCAAGTCAAGGAAATCGCTGAGACTAAGATGCAAGATCTAAACGCGGCTGACGTTGATGCAGCTGTTCGCATGATCGAAGGTACTGCACGCTCAATGGGATTCGTTGTTGAAGGATAATTTTTTATCTCACAAGGATTACGATTGGCGTTTCAGACGGATCGCATAGGAAACTAAGCATGATCAAGCGGGAGGTCTTAGACGACCGTTTGACCGCATCTGCAAGGAGGAATAGCTACCATGGCTAAGAAGTATGGAAAAAAGTATTTAGCAGCCGCAGAAAAAGTTGAAGCTGAAAAGTTATACAACTTGGATGAAGCTGCTGCATTGGTGAAGGAAATTGACTTCGCCAAGTTTGATTCAACTGTTGAAATCTCATTCAACTTGAATGTGGATACACGTCAAGCTGACCAACAATTGCGTGGGGCAGTAGTTTTGCCTAACGGAACTGGTAAGGATCAAACAGTTGTTGTCTTCGCTCAAGGAGACAAGGCAAAAGAAGCTGAGGCTGCTGGAGCCGACGTCGTTGGTGGTGCTGACTTAGTTAAGCGCATTGCTGATGGATGGTTGGACTTTGACGTTGCCATTGCTACACCTGATATGATGGCTCAAGTTGGACGTGTTGGACGTGTG
Proteins encoded:
- the rplK gene encoding 50S ribosomal protein L11, which gives rise to MAKKVSSIVKLQIPAGKATPAPPVGPALGQAGVNIMGFAKEFNARTADQGGLLIPVVITVYEDRSFTFITKTPPAAVLLKKAAGVAKGSGEPNTKKVATVTAAQVKEIAETKMQDLNAADVDAAVRMIEGTARSMGFVVEG
- the rplA gene encoding 50S ribosomal protein L1, with the protein product MAKKYGKKYLAAAEKVEAEKLYNLDEAAALVKEIDFAKFDSTVEISFNLNVDTRQADQQLRGAVVLPNGTGKDQTVVVFAQGDKAKEAEAAGADVVGGADLVKRIADGWLDFDVAIATPDMMAQVGRVGRVLGPKGLMPNPKTGTVTFEVAKAVEESKAGKVTYRTDRDGNVAVPVGKVSFDADKLAGNIKSISDVVIKARPSAVKGTYVQHVSIASTFGPAINLDVTSL